AATAAAGAGTAATTTATTCCCATGTTTAATTTTTATGGGAGTAGGAGCAATGACAGATTTTGCTCCATTGATAGCAAATCCTATAAGTTTACTTTTAGGAGCAGCAGCACAATTAGGAATATATATAGCTTTTATGTTTGCTAATGCAACTGGCTTATTTACTCCTGCTCAAGCGGCAGCAATAGGTATAATAGGTGGAGCAGATGGTCCTACATCTATTTATATAGCTAATAACTTGGCACCTGAATTAGTTGCACCAATAGCTGTGGCAGCTTATTCGTATATGGCTTTAATTCCTTTAATTCAACCACCTATAATGAGATTACTCACTACTAAAAAGGAAAGAGCTGTAAAAATGAATCAACTTCGTAAGGTAAGTAAAGCTGAAAAAATTGTGTTTCCAGTAGCAACAGTTTTATTCTGTTCTTTATTATTACCATCAGTAGCACCATTACTAGGAATGTTGATGTTAGGAAATATATTTAAAGAATCAGGAGTTGTTCAAAGATTATCTGATACTGCACAAAATGCGATGATAAATATTATAACTATAATGTTGGGTGTAAGTGTTGGTGCAACAGCAAATGGAACAATCTTTTTAAGAATTCAGACACTTGCTATAATTGCTATGGGACTTGCAGCTTTCTCTTTCTCTACAGCAGGAGGAGTAATCTTAGGAAAAGTTTTATACTATTTAACTGGAGGAAAAATAAACCCACTAATAGGTTCAGCAGGAGTTTCAGCGGTTCCTATGGCGGCTCGTGTTGCACAATCAGAAGGAGCTAGAGAAAATCCAACAAATTTCTTATTAATGCATGCAATGGGACCAAATGTTGCAGGTGTTATAGGCTCGGCAGTAGCAGCAGGCTTTTTTATGCTTGTTTTTGGATAATTAAATAAATATATAAGTAATAATAGAGTAAGCTTTTAGTATATTAATATTTTTTTAGGAGGGATTTTTGTGAGCAAAGTAATGTCTTTACATGATGCGATAGCTAAATATGTTCAATCAGGAGATAGCTTATGTTTCGGTGGTTTTACAACTAATAGAAAACCGTATGCGGCAGTATATGAGATAGTTAGACAAGGTTTAACAGATTTTATAGGATATTCTGGTCCAGCAGGAGGAGATTGGGATATTTTAATTGGTGAAGGAAGAATAAAAGCGTTTATCAACTGTTATATAGCTAATTCGGGCTATACAAATGTATGTAGAAGATTTAGACATGCAGTAGAAAAAGAAAGAAGCCTACTATTAGAAGACTATTCTCAAGATGTTATTATGTTAATGTTACATGCATCTTCTTTAGGATTACCTTATTTACCTGTTAGCCTAATGCAAGGAAGTGACCTTGTAAACAAGTGGGGAATCAGTAAAGAGGTCAGAGAAACTATAGCAAAACTACCTAATGATAAATTGGTAGAAGTTGAAAATCCGTTTAATCCAGGAGAAAAAGTAATAGCTGTTCCAGTACCAAGATTGGATACAGCGATAATTCATGTGCAAAAAGCATCAATAAATGGAACTTGTTCAATTGAAGGGGACGAATTCCATGATATTGATATAGCTATAGCTGCAAAAAAATGTATAGTTTTAGCTGAAGAAATAGTTACAGAAGAAGAAATAAGAAGAGATCCTACAAAAAATTCAATTCCACAATTCTGTGTTGATGCAGTAGTTCATGTTCCTCATGGAGCACATCCATCTCAAGTGTACAATTATTATGATTATGATCCAGCATTCTATAAGATGTATGATAAAGTAACTCAAACTGAAGAAGACTTTAAAGCATTTACAAAAGAATGGATATATGATGTAAAAGATCATGATGAATATTTAAATAAACTTGGAGCAAGCAGACTAACTAAATTAAAAGTTGTTCCTGGATTCCAATATGCAGCTAAATTAGTTAAGGAGGAAAAATAATGGCAAAGAATTATAAGAATTATACTAATAAAGAAATGCAAGCAATAACTATTGCTAAAGAAATAGTAGATGGACAAATTGTTATTGTTGGTACTGGATTACCTTTAATAGGAGCTTCACTTGCTAAAAATATTTTTGCTCCAAATTGTAAATTAATAGTTGAAAGTGGACTTATGGACTGTAGCCCAATAGAAGTTCCTAGATCAGTTGGAGATTCAAGACTTATGGGGCACTGTGCTGTACAATGGCCAAATGTTAGATTCATTGGTTTTGAAACAAATGAATGGTTAAATGGCAATGATAGAATGATAGCTTTTATAGGAGGGGCTCAAATAGACCCTTATGGAAATGTTAACTCTACTTGTATAGGAGATTATTTTGCTCCAAAAACTAGATTTACAGGAAGTGGAGGAGCTAATGGAATAGCAACTTATTCAAATACTGTAATAATGATGCAACATGAAAAAAGAAGATTTATTGAAAAAATAGATTATATTACAAGTGTTGGTTGGGGAGATGGACCAGGAGGAAGAGAAAAATTAGGATTACCTGGAAACAGAGGTCCAAAAGCAGTTGTTACTGATAGAGGAGTTTTAAGATTTGATGAAAAAACAAAAAGAATGTATTTAGCAGGTTACTATCCAACTTCTTCAATTGAAGAAATTGTAGAAAATACTGGTTTTGAAATAGATACATCAAGAGCAGTTTTATTAGAAGCTCCATCAGAAGAAGTAATAAAAATGATAAGAGAGCAAATAGATCCTAATCAAGCATTTATAAAAGTGCCTGTAGAAGAATAAGATAAGGAGTGATTAGATAAATGAGTAATTTTTCAATGCCTAAATATTTTCAAAATATGCCAGTTGTTGGAAAACCAATACCTGCAATAGATGAAGCAAATGAAAATGAAATAAGAGAAATAGAAGAGGCCATTGCTCAAGAGATAGAAACTATGCAACAAGCTGGAACTCCAGATGAGTCTATCAATGAACGTGGTCAAATGACTGCACTACAAAGAGTAGCAGAACTAATAGATGAAGGAACTTGGTATCCATTAAACACACTATATAATCCAGAGGATTTTGAAACTGGAACTGGTATAGTAAAAGGTTTAGCAAGAATAGAAGGGAAATGGGCTGTTGTAGTTGCTTCAGACAATAAGAAGATAGTAGGAGCTTGGGTTCCGGGACAAGCTGAAAATTTACTTAGAGCATCAGATACAGCTAAATGCCTAGGTATACCATTAGTTTATGTATTAAATTGTAGTGGAGTAAAATTAGATGAACAGGAAAAGGTTTATCCTAATCGTCGTGGAGGAGGAACTCCATTTTTCCGTAATGCAGAATTACAACAATTAGGGATTCCAGTAATAGTTGGTATATATGGTACCAACCCAGCAGGTGGTGGATATCATAGTATTAGTCCGACTATTTTAATAGCTCATGAAGATGCTAATATGGCAGTTGGAGGAGCAGGTATAGTAGGAGGAATGAATCCTAAAGGCTACATAGATATGGAAGGAGCTATACAAATAGCTGAAGCTACAATTAAAAGTAAAAATGAGAAGGTTCCAGGAACAGTTGATATTCATTATGATGAAACTGGATTTTTTAGAGAAGTATATGGAGATGAAGTTGGGGTACTAGAGGGAATAAGAAAATATATGAGTTATTTACCTTCATATAATTTAGATTTCTTTAGAGTAGACGAGCCAGCTGAACCTCAATTGGATCAAGAGGATTTATACACTATAATTCCAATGAATCAAAAGAAAATTTATAATATTTATGATATAATTGGACGTTTATTTGATAACTCAGAATTTTCTGAATATAAAAAAGGATATGGACCGGAAATAGTTACAGGACTTGCTAAAGTTGATGGTTTACTGGTAGGAGTAGTAGCAAATGCACAAGGGCTTCTTATGAACTATCCAGAATATAAAGAAAAGTCAGTAGGAATCGGAGGGAAGTTATATCGTCAAGGTCTTGTAAAAATGAGTGAATTTGTAAACCTATGTTCAAGAGATCGTATTCCTATAGTATGGTTACAAGATACGACAGGTATAGATGTAGGAAATGACGCTGAAAAAGCTGAGTTATTAGGATTAGGTCAATCTTTAATTTACTCAATTGAAAATTCAGGAGTTCCTCAAATAGAAATTTCTATAAGAAAAGCATCAGCAGCAGCTCACTATGTTTTAGGAGGACCACAAGGAAATAATACAAATGCCTTTTCTTTAGGAACTGCTGCAACTGAAGTCTATGTAATGAATGGAGAAACAGCAGCAAGTGCTATGTATTCAAGAAGACTTGCAAAAGATTATAAGGCAGGAAAAGATTTACAACCTACAATAGATAAAATGAATAAACTGATTGAAGAATACAAAACAAAATCAAGACCAGCATACTGTGCAAAAATGGGAATGGTTGATGAAATAGTACCTTTAAGAGAAATGAGAGGATACATACAAGCATTTGCAAATGCTGTATATCAAAATCCTAAATCTATATGTGCATTCCATCAAATGATATTACCAAGAGCAATTCGTGAATTTAATACTTATGTAAAAAAATAAGAAATTATAGAAAGAAGGAAAAAATATGGAAAGAATTGTTTTAAAGTTAGGAATGTTTGAAACTTTGGCATTGGGTGTATTAGCTATATATTTTGGAGATTTTTTAAGAAAAATATTTCCAATATTAAAAAAATATTGTTTGCCAGCGTCAGTTGTTGGAGGAACTATTTTTGCTTTAATTTCAATGGGACTTTATTATGCTAATATTTTTGAATTAAACTTCGATTATAAAGCGGTTAACTCACTGTTTTATTGTATATTCTTTGCAGCCAGTGGTGCAGCGGCATCTATGGCTCTTCTAAAAAAAGGTGGAAAATTAGTTGTTATTTTTGCAATTTTAGCAGCAGTTCTAGCAGCGGCACAAAATGCAATGGCACTATTTGTAGGAAAACTTATGAATGTAAATCCATTGATATCAATGATGACAGGAAGTATTCCTATGACAGGAGGACATGGAAATGCAGCAGCATTTGCTCCTATAGCAGTTGAGGCAGGAGCATCAGCAGCGATGGAAGTTGCTATAGCAGCAGCAACATTTGGATTGATATCTGGATGTATTTTAGGTGGTCCATTTGGTAATTTTATAATAAAAAGACATAAATTAGAAGATCCAGAATTAGATGGAAAAGTAGAATTAGCGGAGATGCAAGATACTGAAGGAACTACAGGCTTGGCTATAGATAAAAAAAGTGTAGTAAATGCTATGTTTTTGATGTGTATAGCACTAGGAATAGGGCAAGTTTTAACTCTTGTATTAAAAAATTATGGAATAAAATTTCCAATCCATGTTAGTTGTATGTTTGGTGGAATCTTAATAAGACTTTTTTATGATAGAAAAAAAGGTAATCATGATGTTTTATATGAAGCAATAGATACTGTTGGGGAATTCTCATTGGGGCTATTTGTATCTATGTCAATTATCACAATGAAATTATGGCAGTTAGCAGATTTAGGACCAGCATTAGTGGTTCTATTGTTAGCACAAGTTGTTTTAATAGTAACATTCTGTTATTTATTATCTTTCAACTTACTAGGAAGAAATTATGATGCAGCAGTTATGGCTGTAGGCCATACTGGTTTTGGATTGGGAGCAGTTCCAGTTTCTATGACAACTATGCAGACAGTTTGTAGAAAATATAGATATTCTAAATTGGCGTTCTTTGTAGTTCCAGTTATAGGAGGATTTATAAGCAATATCTCAAATGCTATAATAATAACTAAATTTTTAGATATTGCAAAAAGTATGGTAGGAATAGGATAATTTTAAACTTGTATGAGTTTAAATTATTAGGGAAAGGATAGAAATAATGAGTAAGTATACAATGGGAATAGATATTGGATCTACTGCATCAAAAGCTGTTATAATAAAAGATGGAAAAGAGATAGTAGCTAAATCTGTTATTTCAGTAGGCACAGGAACAACAGGTCCAGCAAGAGTAATAAAAGATACTTTACAACAAATTGGTTTTGAAAGTATAGATGAGCTTGATGGAGCGGTAGCAACTGGTTATGGAAGAAATTCTATAGATGAAGTTCCAACACAGATGTCAGAATTATCATGTCATGCAAAAGGAGCCCATTTTCTTTTTCCAAAGGTTAGCACAATAATTGATATAGGTGGACAAGATTCTAAAGCACTTAAAATAGGTGACAATGGAATGCTTGAAAACTTTGTAATGAATGATAAGTGTGCTGCGGGAACAGGGAGATTCTTGGATGTAATAGCAAAAGTTTTAGAGCTTCGTTTAGAAGACTTAGAAAAATTAGATGAAGAATCTAAAGTTGATGTAGCTATAAGTTCAACTTGTACAGTTTTTGCTGAATCAGAAGTTATTTCTCAGCTTGCAAAAGGAACTAAAGTTGAAGATATAATAAA
The Fusobacterium russii ATCC 25533 genome window above contains:
- a CDS encoding sodium ion-translocating decarboxylase subunit beta, with the translated sequence MNFFKIIQELLEQSGFIALNWENMVMILISFVLIYLAIVKKFEPLLLLPIAFGMFLANIPLVDLMKEGDPWYTSGVIRIMYSGIKSNLFPCLIFMGVGAMTDFAPLIANPISLLLGAAAQLGIYIAFMFANATGLFTPAQAAAIGIIGGADGPTSIYIANNLAPELVAPIAVAAYSYMALIPLIQPPIMRLLTTKKERAVKMNQLRKVSKAEKIVFPVATVLFCSLLLPSVAPLLGMLMLGNIFKESGVVQRLSDTAQNAMINIITIMLGVSVGATANGTIFLRIQTLAIIAMGLAAFSFSTAGGVILGKVLYYLTGGKINPLIGSAGVSAVPMAARVAQSEGARENPTNFLLMHAMGPNVAGVIGSAVAAGFFMLVFG
- the gctB gene encoding glutaconate CoA-transferase subunit B, yielding MAKNYKNYTNKEMQAITIAKEIVDGQIVIVGTGLPLIGASLAKNIFAPNCKLIVESGLMDCSPIEVPRSVGDSRLMGHCAVQWPNVRFIGFETNEWLNGNDRMIAFIGGAQIDPYGNVNSTCIGDYFAPKTRFTGSGGANGIATYSNTVIMMQHEKRRFIEKIDYITSVGWGDGPGGREKLGLPGNRGPKAVVTDRGVLRFDEKTKRMYLAGYYPTSSIEEIVENTGFEIDTSRAVLLEAPSEEVIKMIREQIDPNQAFIKVPVEE
- a CDS encoding acyl-CoA carboxylase subunit beta, translated to MSNFSMPKYFQNMPVVGKPIPAIDEANENEIREIEEAIAQEIETMQQAGTPDESINERGQMTALQRVAELIDEGTWYPLNTLYNPEDFETGTGIVKGLARIEGKWAVVVASDNKKIVGAWVPGQAENLLRASDTAKCLGIPLVYVLNCSGVKLDEQEKVYPNRRGGGTPFFRNAELQQLGIPVIVGIYGTNPAGGGYHSISPTILIAHEDANMAVGGAGIVGGMNPKGYIDMEGAIQIAEATIKSKNEKVPGTVDIHYDETGFFREVYGDEVGVLEGIRKYMSYLPSYNLDFFRVDEPAEPQLDQEDLYTIIPMNQKKIYNIYDIIGRLFDNSEFSEYKKGYGPEIVTGLAKVDGLLVGVVANAQGLLMNYPEYKEKSVGIGGKLYRQGLVKMSEFVNLCSRDRIPIVWLQDTTGIDVGNDAEKAELLGLGQSLIYSIENSGVPQIEISIRKASAAAHYVLGGPQGNNTNAFSLGTAATEVYVMNGETAASAMYSRRLAKDYKAGKDLQPTIDKMNKLIEEYKTKSRPAYCAKMGMVDEIVPLREMRGYIQAFANAVYQNPKSICAFHQMILPRAIREFNTYVKK
- the gctA gene encoding glutaconate CoA-transferase subunit A, whose product is MSKVMSLHDAIAKYVQSGDSLCFGGFTTNRKPYAAVYEIVRQGLTDFIGYSGPAGGDWDILIGEGRIKAFINCYIANSGYTNVCRRFRHAVEKERSLLLEDYSQDVIMLMLHASSLGLPYLPVSLMQGSDLVNKWGISKEVRETIAKLPNDKLVEVENPFNPGEKVIAVPVPRLDTAIIHVQKASINGTCSIEGDEFHDIDIAIAAKKCIVLAEEIVTEEEIRRDPTKNSIPQFCVDAVVHVPHGAHPSQVYNYYDYDPAFYKMYDKVTQTEEDFKAFTKEWIYDVKDHDEYLNKLGASRLTKLKVVPGFQYAAKLVKEEK
- a CDS encoding acyl-CoA dehydratase activase, which encodes MSKYTMGIDIGSTASKAVIIKDGKEIVAKSVISVGTGTTGPARVIKDTLQQIGFESIDELDGAVATGYGRNSIDEVPTQMSELSCHAKGAHFLFPKVSTIIDIGGQDSKALKIGDNGMLENFVMNDKCAAGTGRFLDVIAKVLELRLEDLEKLDEESKVDVAISSTCTVFAESEVISQLAKGTKVEDIIKGIHTAIASRVGSLAKRVGIKDQVVMTGGVALNKGMVRALEKNIGFKIYTSEYCQLNGAIGAALFAYQKCMMNENK
- a CDS encoding sodium/glutamate symporter, which gives rise to MERIVLKLGMFETLALGVLAIYFGDFLRKIFPILKKYCLPASVVGGTIFALISMGLYYANIFELNFDYKAVNSLFYCIFFAASGAAASMALLKKGGKLVVIFAILAAVLAAAQNAMALFVGKLMNVNPLISMMTGSIPMTGGHGNAAAFAPIAVEAGASAAMEVAIAAATFGLISGCILGGPFGNFIIKRHKLEDPELDGKVELAEMQDTEGTTGLAIDKKSVVNAMFLMCIALGIGQVLTLVLKNYGIKFPIHVSCMFGGILIRLFYDRKKGNHDVLYEAIDTVGEFSLGLFVSMSIITMKLWQLADLGPALVVLLLAQVVLIVTFCYLLSFNLLGRNYDAAVMAVGHTGFGLGAVPVSMTTMQTVCRKYRYSKLAFFVVPVIGGFISNISNAIIITKFLDIAKSMVGIG